The genomic stretch CTTCTTTCTTTGTGGTCAAGAAACGCACAACGGTATCGGAGATCTTCATGATCCGCTCAACCTCTTGTGCTGTACGAGCTTCGCCATTAAAGTTCATCAGGACGTAAAAACCTTCCCGATAATCATTAATCTCGTAAGCTAGGCGGCGTTTGCCCCATTTGTCAACAGCGACATCTGCTCCACCGTTATTGGTTACAACTTCGGAGAACTTGTCCACTGCTGCGGCAACAGCCTCATCATCCAAATCTGGACGGATGACATAAAGTACTTCGTACGCTTTCATAATTGCACCTCCCCTCGGACTTGCGGCCCCCACGACAGGGGCAGGGATACATAGTCTAGCAAGACTATTTATTAAAGACTACCAATTTAAGATTATAGCACGTATTGAAAAGGTATGCAAACGGAAAATTCTTAACGGAAAATATTATTAGACGTTAAAACGGAAATGAACAATATCCCCATCATTCATCACATATTCTTTGCCTTCTAAACGAACCAAACCCTTTTCTTTTGCCCCGCTCAGGCCCCCGTGTTCGACAAAGTCTTTGTAAGCAACCACTTCAGCGCGGATAAAACCCCGTTCGAAATCAGTATGAATAACCCCGGCAGCTTGAGGTGCTTTGGTACCTTGGCGAATTTCCCAAGCCCTTACTTCGATCTGTCCGGCAGTAAAATACGTCATGAGCCCCAGTAAGTGGAAAGCCGCTCGAATCAGACGATCCAAACCCGAGTCCACAAGACCTAGATCTTCAAGAAAGGCCTTTTTTTCTTCTTCTTCTAGTTCTGAAATCTCAGCCTCGATCTTCGCGCAAACCACAACCACTTCGGAATTTTCAAATGCTGCAATCTCTCGAACCTTCTGGACATATGCATTATCATCCGGGTGGGCAATGTCCTCTTCACTAACATTAGCCGCGTAGAGAACTGGCTTCATACTCAAGAGAGGGAAAGATTTTAAGAGTTCCAGCTCCTCGTCACTGAAGTCTAAACTTCTCGCAGCCTGACCCTCATCCAAGACCTCTTTTAAGCGATTAAGAAGGGCAACCTCAAGCTGAGCCTTCTTCTCTCCTGATTTTAAAAGTTTTGCAGAACGTTCTAGGCGTTTCTCGACACTCTCTAAATCCGCGAGAACTAATTCCAGCTGGATGGTGTCGATGTCTCTTTTGGGGTCCACACTACCTTCGACATGAACTACATTGCTATCCTCAAAGCAACGAACCACATGAACAATGGCATCCACTTCTCGAATGTGGGATAAGAACTTATTCCCCAATCCCTCACCCTTGCTGGCTCCCTTGACCAATCCGGCAATATCCACAAATTCCACTGTAGCAGGGACAATTTTATCAGGTTTAACCATTCCCGCAAGAACCTGCATTCGGGAATCGGGTACCTGCACAATTCCTACGTTGGGATCAATCGTACAGAAAGGATAATTGGCGGCCTCTGCACCCGCTTGTGTTATAGCATTAAATAGGGTTGATTTTCCTACATTCGGTAAACCAACAATCCCTGCATGTAATGTCATTTTAAAAAAACCTCCAGCTTATTTCAGGAAATAGTACTTTGGTTATCAATAGTATTAACCTTTAAGATTATATGGGAATCTTGGCCAAACCGCAAGCTTTCCCTTCTTACAACTCCGCTGAATCCGTTTTTTGCAGAATCTCCTTCAACTGTCGTTCAAGCTTGACTCGAGGAATCCAAGCCTGATGTTGGCAGCCCAAGCACTGAATACGAAAATCCATGCCGGTTCGCATAACCTTCCAATCATGGCTCCCACAGGGATGAGGCTTGCGCAGGCGGATAGTATCTCCCACTTGCAAAGGAATCATAGAACTTACCCCCTTTACTACTTCTCTTACTCCAATCTCAATGCTCATACATCATCTAATGATAAGGATTTCTCCTCCCGGGTCACTTTATTCGATTACAACTTTAGGAAACATCCTTTTACCTTATAGATTGATGGAGTTCGGATCGGGTAAGCTCGGATTAGGTAAGGTTAGATTTTCAAGGTCTATTGGTAAGCGAAAGCCTTGTTCAAAATTCAAACGAAGGATATCCCCAAGAAAGCTATAGGCCTGTAGCAAATAGGGATGCAAAGTAGAGCCCTCTATAAATCCAATCGTCTCTCCCGCGTTAGCAATAGTAAAGAGCGGAGAGAACAACCCGAAAAAAACTGCAAGACCCAGAAACGTGGCCAGTCCTCCCACTAACAAGCCCCCACCGCCGTTGATGGTACCCGACAAAAAACCTAAGGGAGCTAACAGGAGTGCTGAAATAATCTCTATGACAAGGATTACCCCAAAATACACCAAGCCAAAGGCGATAATTTTCATTGCGTTATCCGAAAGGGCTTGGGCAAAATTTTGAGTAATGGACTGCAAAGCACTATCCGTATATAGCTCTACATCTGGAAGGTTCGATCCTCCTAAAACGCTCCTGAACTCCTCCGGGAAAATCGATAAAAACTTTTCAACGGTCTGCTCCTCAACTTGTGCTGCTTTGGACTCCACGTTCGGAAGTATTCGCTTGTAAATCGCAGCTTCTAGCCATCCCCTTAAAGGAAGATTCTGATCCAACCACTGCAACAGAATCCGATAGTTTTGCGCAGCAAGAATTAAGGCGACCAGATTTCCACCCAAACTAATGAACCCGGAAATGAGACCCTTGCGATACCCTTGAATTGCCCCAATAAGGACAATTGCGAGAATGAGAATATCGAAGCTATTCATGATTCTCCTCCTAAAACCTTGGTTCCCTCTATTATACTTCATGCGCCCTAAAAGAATAAACAAAACTTGGTCGATGTCGAGTCATAGACGATGCCACCTACTAAGTTGCGTAACAGTATCTTCCGATAAGCTTCAAACAAGATAGGAAAGAAAAAAGCACCCCGAGGGTGCTAACTTGCTATCAGCTACTATACTCCATGGTTGCACAATTATGCTGCTAATGGCTTAACTCATATCCCTTGGCAATGAGGCTAGCTTTAACTTCATCCACCCGATCTCCACTGAGACGAGCAAGAATCTGTACACGGTTATCTCTAAGATGATAAACAGCTAAGCTGGTGATATTGACATCATGTTCTTGCATAGTAGACGCCAAATCTACCATCACACCCACTTCATCCTTAGTCTCAATGACGAAGCGATGTCCGGGGCTTCTAAATCCCATAATATCCAAGAACGTATCAAAAATATCTGACTCGGTAACGATTCCTACTAATTTACCGTTCTCAATAACCGGCAAGGCTCCAATCCCGTTTTCCCTCATTAAAAGGGCCGCATCCTCTATTTTTGTATCTGGAGTACAGGTGATTACCTTTTTAACGGCTACCTCTCGAATGGGGGTTTTCCCCACCAGATAATTGAGTTCAAAAATACTGAGTGTTGTCGCCGGGGAGGGAGAGACCTCACGAAGATCTCCATCCGTAACAATACCGACCAGTCTTCCTTTTTCTACGACAGGCAAACGGTTAATTTTTTGCTCTCTCATAAGAGCCATGGTATCCGCAATATTATCCTCCGGGCTGACTGTGAATACACGAGATGTCATAAATTGCTTTACATACATGAAAATCACCTCTTCCTAACACTCTAGTCCTGCTATGAGTATTCGACTTTCACCCTTGAACTTCCTCTAAACCAAGTGAGGGAGCCCTTTAGATTTGTATCGTTACTATTCACCATTATAATTCCTATTACGTTTTATTTCTACGAAAAAAGCCCTTAATTCTCGAAGGGGACCACGTCGCTTGGCGTTGTACAGTTTTTAGATTCTTAGCGGGAATAGGATTAAGTGGGTCGATCTCTACAGCCCTTTGATAATAGCGAATGGCTTGCTCCAACTCTCCATCCTGTCGAGCAATGTTGCCTAAGTTATTCCAAGCATGTGTACAGTGCTCATCCAACTCGATGGCATTCATAAAACAAGCTTTGGCACGTGTAAAGTCATGAAATTTACCATAAACTACGCCTAACTTATTATGTCCCATCGCATCCTCCGGACATTCATCTAAATAGCGTAGGAAGTCCTCTTCGGCTTCTTGAAGTCGTTCAGCCTCAAGATGGTCTAATCCTTGTTGGAAATAGCTATTGCTCATTGGTTTTTCCCTTTGTTTGCTGTACTTGCTCATCAAGCCAATCCGCCCACTCTTGGAGTCCCTCCCCTGTACGACAAGAAACCTCAAAAATGATTATCTCTGGATTAATCTTCAGGATGTCTTCCCTCATTATTTTGAGATCTGTCTCAACCAAAGGTAATAAATCCATCTTATTTAAGATGGCAACTTTCGAACTGCGGAATATAACCGGATATTTTGAAGGCTTGTCATCCCCCTCCACCACGCTAAGAACAACTACCTTGAAATCTTCCCCCAAATCAAAATCAGCGGGACATACTAAATTCCCAACATTCTCGATGATCATGAGATTCAGTTGATCCCATTGGAACTCCGGCAAAACTCTTTCGACCATTTTAGAATCCAAATGACATCCACCACCGGTATTGATTTGTATCACCGGAATATCATGTTGTGCGATTCGATCTGCGTCCTTGCTTGTAAAAATATCTCCTTCTATGACGGCCACATGATGTTTGTTCTTCAAGTTGGAGAGTGTGCGTTCTAAGAGGGTCGTTTTTCCTGCTCCAGGGGAACCCATAATATTAATAGCTAAGCAATTGTTTTTCTGAAAATGCTTCCGATTGATTTCTGCCTGAATATCGTTATTCTGTAGCAAATTAGCCATCACGGCTATTTCACGTTGCGAGCTCATTCTTCTACCTCCAAACTTTCCAGAAGTAATTCCTCTCCCTCTACGATGTCAATAACCATATGTTGACAGGTGGGGCAAGCAAATAAAAGGCCGCCAACCAGAAATTCATCGCCACAGCCTTTACAGCGGCCCTTAACAGGGATTGACTCAATCTGGAGCTCTGCACCCTCACTGACCGTTCCTTTAGCATACGCCTCAAAGGCCATCTGGAGAGCTTCCGGCTCCGCATTGGTGAGCTTCCCTATTTTCAGCTTCACTAAGGTCACTTTTTTTACATGATGTTGAGCCAAAGTCCTTTCTATGACCTCGAATACTCCCCCCATCAAAGACATCTCGTGCACCTAATCACTCCTTGCCTTCCAGCTATAATTTGTTTCTATCTTATCCCAAATATTGCCCTTGGACAAGTGAGAGATTATGTTTTTCTATACTTCCAAATCAGTACGGGAATAAATATCAAACCCAAATAACCGAATAGGGGATAGACCGTCTTGACGATAAATGAAAATTGCACGCCCGAGAGGGGAATGATAATTAATAAAAGGAATATAATGGAAGTCCTATAATTTATTTTATATTTCTTCTCAATATTGTTGACTAGACTAAAGCCATTACCGATGGCAGCTGTCAACATGGCCAGCCATAGGACAACCACATAGAAGAAGGCCGCCCAAGATCCTAACCTACCTGCTACTGCGACCATGGGAATTTCGTAGCCTCTAACCTCCGGAAACCTTAAAAGGGCCATATAAATAACCAGAGCAAAGACACCCAGTGCCATACCACCGAAAACTGCACCGATGCGTGCTTCTGGCTTTTGTATTTCTTTCCCTAAAGAAGCAAAAACGACCATAGCTAAGGTTAAATTGAATGACACATAAAGGACACCTGAAAATACCCAACTTTGGATCATGGGATTCGATACGATTTCAACATTCACACCCTTGGTTCCTTCAGCAAAGAGAATGGCCAAAAGAGCTATTCCCAGACAAAAAATAAATTTGAGGGGTATTAACATCGTATTAATCCAAAGGATTCCTTCACCCCTAAACCATAGAGCAATAGCAATAACTAGTGCAGTCAGTATTATTCCTACCCAAGAAGAAAGTTCAAAGTACTGTTGAAATACAGCCCCCGCCCCTGACATCATTGCTGTCATCCCTATAAATAAAAGAAGACTAATCAAAATTTCCATGCGAGCTCCCCATTTTTCCCCAAAAAGCCGCGCAAAAAATTCCATATAGGAGGACACCTTCCACCGTCTTTGGAGGTCGATCATCATCCAACCCAAGATTGAGAATAGAGCAGCGCTAATCAAAATACCAAATATTCCTTTACCACCAAAGTTTGCGAAGAATTGCTGAATTTCTTGTCCAGAGGCAAATCCAGCACCCATCACAGCCCCTATATAGGTTGCTGCAACTTGAAAAGCAATTTTTATATGCATGAATACACCCCTCCTGCCTCATGCATATGGTTTCTTCCTTCGTCCCATGCATAAATTCTCTCCTTTAGGGGAAGAATAATGGAGTATATCTTTTTATATTTGCGGGGGGGTAAGTGATGAGCATTCTTTCTGTTTTTACAGAATCTCATAAATTCAAAGCACATTTTGATGATAAGATAGGAACGCAAAAAATGGAGGCTAGGCTTATCGATGTTCTTTACGGGGAACGCCATCGTCCATTAGTTATCCTCTGCATCGGTACTGACCGTTCTACCGGGGATGCCCTTGGTCCACTTACCGGGACCTATCTCAGTCGATTGGGACTACCTAAGCTTACTGTCCTAGGTACTTTAGAACAGCCAGTGCATGCCACTAACCTAAACGAGAATATTCAATACATCCAGAGTACCTATCATAACCCTTTTATTGTTGCTATTGATGCTTGCCTTGGAAAGATGGACTCTGTTGGTAATATTACTTTAGCTAACGGACCGCTTAAGCCAGGGGCAGGGGTCCATAAAGAGCTCCCTGCAGTCGGTGAGGTCCACTTAACCGGCATTGTTAATGTTGGAGGTTTTATGGAGTACATGGTTTTACAAAACACACGTCTCGGGTTAGTTTGGAAGATGTCCGAGGCTCTTAGCGATCTGTTGGCTAATGCCTATATTAAGACGAGAGTTTCTTAATCTCAAGTAGCACCTTCCTCTCTTTGTACCGTTGTTAAAATGAGATGAGGAGACGATTGCCTACTTTTACAGTAGTAATCGTCTCCTCATATTTTGATTATATCGACTTTGTACAAACTTGGCACTCATATTTTTTCTTGTTATGCCCTATTATTATATTTCTATTTGTGTTTATACTAATTACTTATTCTAATACTATTCTCTTCTTATACTTTTAGCGTATCTTTGGTTTTATTTATGGCTTGTCGCTCTTCTTCAGAAAGATGGTACGTTGATTCACCTTGAACAATGGGTTTGGCATAGACTCTGGATTCATCACGATTGTTGATCGAAGATATAACAACGCCACTCCCTTCTTGATTGAGGAGCGCCAAGGAAAAGCTCAAATCGCTACCCATATTTTCAAAGGCACTAAAGCGGACCAATTCAGCTCGATCTGTAGCTATCCGAAGTTTCCTTTCTGTTCTTTCTACCCTCTCCCGAATTTGCTTTATGTCTGTTCTATTTTCCTTTACCTCTTCGCGATACGTTTTTAGCTCTTGATCTAAGGAGCTACCATCGACGAAGGTTTGTAAGGAAAGGTATGCATTCTGAAACTTTCTCATCTTACTATTCAACATAAAAATCAATATAAACTCGATGATGCATAGAAACCCCACAACAGCTATAGCCCAGTAGGATAGCGGCATAATTTGTTCTAAGTTCATAGTCTCCCCCTCAATCAAATCAGTATCAAATTATTCTACATCACTTGTGCGAAAAACATAGTCAAAGGAATAGCGACAAATATTCCTGGTAATAGATTGCCCACTTTAATTTCTTTAATTTCAAGTAAGTTTACCCCTATACCAACAATCAGCAATCCACCCGTTGCACTCATTTCGGCTATAACCGGTTCGGAGAGAACTCCTTGGAGAAGCGTCGCAGACACCGTTATTCCCCCTTGGTATAGAAAAACAGGTATCGCAGATACCAGTACCCCTATCCCCATGGATGAT from Desulfitobacterium dichloroeliminans LMG P-21439 encodes the following:
- the rpsF gene encoding 30S ribosomal protein S6, which translates into the protein MKAYEVLYVIRPDLDDEAVAAAVDKFSEVVTNNGGADVAVDKWGKRRLAYEINDYREGFYVLMNFNGEARTAQEVERIMKISDTVVRFLTTKKED
- the ychF gene encoding redox-regulated ATPase YchF codes for the protein MTLHAGIVGLPNVGKSTLFNAITQAGAEAANYPFCTIDPNVGIVQVPDSRMQVLAGMVKPDKIVPATVEFVDIAGLVKGASKGEGLGNKFLSHIREVDAIVHVVRCFEDSNVVHVEGSVDPKRDIDTIQLELVLADLESVEKRLERSAKLLKSGEKKAQLEVALLNRLKEVLDEGQAARSLDFSDEELELLKSFPLLSMKPVLYAANVSEEDIAHPDDNAYVQKVREIAAFENSEVVVVCAKIEAEISELEEEEKKAFLEDLGLVDSGLDRLIRAAFHLLGLMTYFTAGQIEVRAWEIRQGTKAPQAAGVIHTDFERGFIRAEVVAYKDFVEHGGLSGAKEKGLVRLEGKEYVMNDGDIVHFRFNV
- a CDS encoding DUF951 domain-containing protein; translated protein: MIPLQVGDTIRLRKPHPCGSHDWKVMRTGMDFRIQCLGCQHQAWIPRVKLERQLKEILQKTDSAEL
- a CDS encoding CvpA family protein, with product MNSFDILILAIVLIGAIQGYRKGLISGFISLGGNLVALILAAQNYRILLQWLDQNLPLRGWLEAAIYKRILPNVESKAAQVEEQTVEKFLSIFPEEFRSVLGGSNLPDVELYTDSALQSITQNFAQALSDNAMKIIAFGLVYFGVILVIEIISALLLAPLGFLSGTINGGGGLLVGGLATFLGLAVFFGLFSPLFTIANAGETIGFIEGSTLHPYLLQAYSFLGDILRLNFEQGFRLPIDLENLTLPNPSLPDPNSINL
- a CDS encoding CBS and ACT domain-containing protein, which codes for MYVKQFMTSRVFTVSPEDNIADTMALMREQKINRLPVVEKGRLVGIVTDGDLREVSPSPATTLSIFELNYLVGKTPIREVAVKKVITCTPDTKIEDAALLMRENGIGALPVIENGKLVGIVTESDIFDTFLDIMGFRSPGHRFVIETKDEVGVMVDLASTMQEHDVNITSLAVYHLRDNRVQILARLSGDRVDEVKASLIAKGYELSH
- a CDS encoding tetratricopeptide repeat protein, encoding MSNSYFQQGLDHLEAERLQEAEEDFLRYLDECPEDAMGHNKLGVVYGKFHDFTRAKACFMNAIELDEHCTHAWNNLGNIARQDGELEQAIRYYQRAVEIDPLNPIPAKNLKTVQRQATWSPSRIKGFFRRNKT
- the hypB gene encoding hydrogenase nickel incorporation protein HypB codes for the protein MSSQREIAVMANLLQNNDIQAEINRKHFQKNNCLAINIMGSPGAGKTTLLERTLSNLKNKHHVAVIEGDIFTSKDADRIAQHDIPVIQINTGGGCHLDSKMVERVLPEFQWDQLNLMIIENVGNLVCPADFDLGEDFKVVVLSVVEGDDKPSKYPVIFRSSKVAILNKMDLLPLVETDLKIMREDILKINPEIIIFEVSCRTGEGLQEWADWLDEQVQQTKGKTNEQ
- the hypA gene encoding hydrogenase maturation nickel metallochaperone HypA, translated to MHEMSLMGGVFEVIERTLAQHHVKKVTLVKLKIGKLTNAEPEALQMAFEAYAKGTVSEGAELQIESIPVKGRCKGCGDEFLVGGLLFACPTCQHMVIDIVEGEELLLESLEVEE
- a CDS encoding YkvI family membrane protein, which translates into the protein MHIKIAFQVAATYIGAVMGAGFASGQEIQQFFANFGGKGIFGILISAALFSILGWMMIDLQRRWKVSSYMEFFARLFGEKWGARMEILISLLLFIGMTAMMSGAGAVFQQYFELSSWVGIILTALVIAIALWFRGEGILWINTMLIPLKFIFCLGIALLAILFAEGTKGVNVEIVSNPMIQSWVFSGVLYVSFNLTLAMVVFASLGKEIQKPEARIGAVFGGMALGVFALVIYMALLRFPEVRGYEIPMVAVAGRLGSWAAFFYVVVLWLAMLTAAIGNGFSLVNNIEKKYKINYRTSIIFLLLIIIPLSGVQFSFIVKTVYPLFGYLGLIFIPVLIWKYRKT
- the yyaC gene encoding spore protease YyaC: MSILSVFTESHKFKAHFDDKIGTQKMEARLIDVLYGERHRPLVILCIGTDRSTGDALGPLTGTYLSRLGLPKLTVLGTLEQPVHATNLNENIQYIQSTYHNPFIVAIDACLGKMDSVGNITLANGPLKPGAGVHKELPAVGEVHLTGIVNVGGFMEYMVLQNTRLGLVWKMSEALSDLLANAYIKTRVS
- a CDS encoding DUF4446 family protein, which gives rise to MNLEQIMPLSYWAIAVVGFLCIIEFILIFMLNSKMRKFQNAYLSLQTFVDGSSLDQELKTYREEVKENRTDIKQIRERVERTERKLRIATDRAELVRFSAFENMGSDLSFSLALLNQEGSGVVISSINNRDESRVYAKPIVQGESTYHLSEEERQAINKTKDTLKV